From Rhododendron vialii isolate Sample 1 chromosome 7a, ASM3025357v1:
tttgaatttttttaattacttgaaaatttcttttaaaattctaataatccgtcataattagatttgagacttataaaattatattttttcgtcccgaacaatttagtcattttccaAAGACGAGTGTGTTATAGAAGtccttgtatatttttctagtaagtaaaataaaatcttaaaattatatttattggctagaaatcctatttggcaagtagaattagtttccaaccgattagttagagaaacctaagtaCCCATtcaacctagttacattctcctaaccctagatgaacctaaTGAACCTTTCTATACCTtagttgaaccttttcaaccctagactaggaaatcatttcactttcatgactagtcatttcaagacttTATTACTCATCATTACTTCTTCTAAAAATATCTTTTCTCATCATTACCTCTGTACCCATTGAATAATAGTttgtagggtaatttttatcctttgagTAATAGAAATAAGACTTCCTATTgtttactcccttcgtcccaatttgtttgtccgaCCTCgaaatttcaactttttaaggggACCAAATGATTGCTACTAAAATGTATTAgatttccaaaaatacccttcaTCATTctgaatttacaattttttttgtgtaatttgCAATCTTCTAGATACAATAAGTCTAGGAGAAAGATTGTACAGTACgagtattttcaaaaataggCGCTAAAAATCAGTGGAGCAAATTGTTTTTACTCCATTAAACTAATTGGCGGGCAAAACTTGAATTTAATTTTAAACTTTCCCTCATTTTAAAGACTTCCTTCTCTAACAGCGATTTTCCCACAATAAACTCAACTCTCACCTAAAAAGTCATAATCTTTCTTACTCCTCTCAAAGAACTGGCTTCCCACTGCAACTcgaagtatccaataaaaatcCTTCGCTTTTCATGGCACTCTGTTTCTTCTGGTAACACGTTTTCTTCCCTTCCTTAATTTGCATCCTCTCCACCTATTCCATATCCCAATCCTTTTTTTCTGTCCACTACTATTTCCAGTCACTAATGGAGTCTTTGTCTGAGAAATCCTCAAGCAATTGTCGATCAAAAAGAAATCTCACCAATGAACAACGCCAAGCAATTTTTGATGCTCTTTTGCTACAATTTGATTATGGAAAACCAAGAGGGGGTTTTATTAGTGAGGTTGCTGCATTGTTCTCTGTCCATCCGAAAATAGTTAGTCGAGTTTGGCAACAAGGGAAGGCTTGTATTGCTAATGGGTCCGTGGTTGATGTTTCCTCGAAATTGCTCGGGAGAGTTGGCCGCAAGCGAGTTCAAATCGAGCTCAGCAAAATTTCCAGCTTGGAATTCAAACGCCGAACTAATATCCGCTCATTATCAAAAGCCTTGGAAGTTCCTAAATCAACAATGCATAGGCAAATCAAAGAAGGCTTAATGAGGCCACATACAAATGCATTGAAGCCAAATTTATCGAAAGAAGGTAAGAGATCAAGGCTCCGTTTCTGTTTATCAATGCTTGAGCCTAGTAGTTTGGAAAGCCAACCATTTTTCAAAGATATGTACAACTATGTGCATATTGATGAAAAATGGTTTTATTTGACGAGAGAATCGGAGAGATATTATGTACTACTAGAAGAGGAAGAACTGCATTGCACttgcaaaagcaaaaaattcatcatAAAAGTCATGTTTCTAGCGGCGGTAGCTCGACCACAGTTTGATGCAAATGGGAATGAGGTATTTTCCGGGAAAATTGGAATTTTTCTATTCACTTGTAAGGTACCTGCAAAACGCACGAGTAAGAATAGAGTTGCTGGTACTTTGGTAACAAAGGCTATAACAGTAACCAAAGATGTTAGTCGATCGTTGTGGGCAGCTTGCCCAGAAAAAgagggcggatcgatgagcgcgctttcttaggcagacgagcgctcaattcagagtcgccgcttgggttttgaaggtctgacacccaaggaaccgaacttgaaacgctcgctgcgctgtttgatttgaaaaaggtgaaggcaccagtctgtcataaccatatctgggttcgggagccaggttgcgagagaggaagggttttaaggcatccttctcgcccaatccagagatcgatctctacttaggcatttgcaaaaatatttgcgattctgtttgattaatcaattctttagctaattaggggcgggggaacagtttaatgggattaaaactataacaatttgcaggatgtgaatgacggcatggatgagcagttagtataggatgagaacaaattgttgtgggagtttaaacaaactaggaggcccctgttttggagtgacgtgcgcaggaagaaaccagcatgcactgaacaagtcactgcatgctgttcactcctgcgcgcgcAACTCTAAGACACGTGcgcgccagtgagctcaaacccacaactcttattctcaaaccctctgggctctggaaggaccaatgcacacccaggacaaaccaagcagtttataggtagcataatatacagttctaagcagtttaaagggtgaaaagccttacaaattaacaaaataccccataaacagtgtggggacaaaataatggcctaaaaccaagttacccgtgcaaggccactcactggtcagaggcgctctggcgcgcgatggagtTAGTCTGTCGCGTGAgtgtgcgccctggcgcgcgatggtctgagccttttaaccagtgtttggtttatggccttccagtcttctatttcaaaaatccagaaacaggtcattgttattttgatacctgtgactgtgatgattgtctagaagacagtctcctagaagatgacgaggattttgaagaaccatgtcccatatgtccttcttcacctcccactccttgtaaatctccacctccacctcaaccttcatctgatgatggttcttcgagtcaaccgagtggatgtttcatgttcacctcatccccttcctggacagaagcagattttcctcctttggaatttcataattcccaagagaggacgacccatcggcataaaattccagactctactaccattctccctgatggtagtaccaaagcagtgtcagcagcagaagcagcaataaattggcagtcagcaaattctctggctcagaacaaaattcttcagagaattgctaactcccaacaaaatttggagaatgcagttcataagaagttatctaccttggaacttcttatcagagatttgcagcagaaaattcagaatgttcaccaggaacttctccagatggcctatgccaaccaagcattttcagcagccttTTCCcacaaggatgctgaaatgaagcatctcaagaaccagcttcattctctccaagctcagcagaattttcaacaaaaaagcccGTTTGATATGTTCACATCTtcttctcaacaaagtttgtttgggtatcctcaaatgtctcaacccttacctataaatcctacttcaggatttggtgagtccaatatctttggaagctcatcagcttttcttcctccaccaaaaagaccatctccaccaaaacttcctttcctaaaaccccagataaaacctgtccAGCCTCCAACAATTCCGTCTCCAACAATTCcatctccaccatctacatTCCGTCTCCAACAATTCcatctccaccatctacatcgacctctactccaactacctccaCTCCTCTTAACCCATCCGATCCAAACTCGAAGTCACCTCAGTTAATGGTTCAACCAACATCTAGCCCCactaaaaatccaatctccactctcctacataccttagccactataccagaaaccTCATCTCCTGGACCAACCATCgagtttgattcagatactgaatccacaaactctatgccaattcctactgttttcatgatgaaccctgaaaacccagaagttgaagatcccatcattgaagaaggtcctgagtttgatacaccccctgaaattccaacctttgattccttctcacattctaatatgcatacccaaggtttctcttttgacaccattcccccatcaaaatggttggataaactttatgaaattcatgcttggtgcacagctgctatgctctctcctaatgctacactcagtgatgtcattactaagtgtacagcaaaatttcttggtcgcctacgtcaatggtacttagctcttggtgaataccgacagctaCAGCTCAAAtaattgccaacccttgatcaattcatctcagtcttgCATACTCagtttcttggtgaccacaacaacacaaaagagtttgttcgagaggaatatctcagcatgaagtgctgttcattcaaaaggaaagatcttgAGACTCACTATGatcgtatgtctcagagattttatcttctcaacggcatggatgatgtcaatctcaagcaagcctttctcaattcccttccagaaccattgggaaatgagacaacaagattacttcagacaaaaggattgacgctgaatgcaacatctcttggtggtatttaccagcactctttgattgccttggaaaaattgtgcaatcaccagaaattcctcagaactcttgaagaacagggaaaacttcttagTAAAGCATGTGATCGTCCTGacctatctataaagtgcaaagacaagaagtgcacttgccgtccttcataccggaagtctaaacactttcagaaatggaagtttcaatctcctggcaagttttcaaagtttccaaaatctggcaagttcccacaccggagaaaatggaaatttttcaagaagaaaaagttcagagggcagcgaaagtctgatcgctgctacatatgcggaaagaaggggcactatgcaaaacagtgtccaaataaagcagcaagagacaaaatggtgaactctttggctctcattgatgatgatctaaTAAATGCTGATGTAGAATCACTATTTTCCATCGacgatgaagcaacagatgaagcagtccttgcattTACCTTTGATGATTCCTCAGAATCaggtgactcttctgatgatcctaactcattcccttatgaagtccaaacaattgggttttccaacatcatgctggctcagcctttagccaaggtcaaaattttgcttggcaaatatgagaaacccataccagttatcgctttctttgatactggtgcagcagcctccattctcaacccagcaattctCCCCAGGTCTTACTGGCAGTcttgtttcagaccctttacagcagccaatggagaaacatttgttATCACTTTGATAAGTAAGCCTGTTTCCATTCAACTTTTtcctggatacaccataaaacatcaagtctatggttctgatcttccagggaaagatttattgttaggctttgatattctccaaaatctcagcaaagtttcctggctcaaaaaaggtttgaaatacaaaaactatttgttaccctggaccacccaaccaaatctcttttccatagaaactttctccaccattaaagaagccataatccaaacttcctgtgctgaatcccattcccagtttctcaccaaatgctccaacccactttgaaAAAATCCAGacttcttcatttctcttccctttaagaaaaatgaagacatcaaccctaccaaagctacccatcatggaatgaacccagaacattaccagcttgctcttcaagaacttcggcaacttcaatcagaaggtttgattgagcccacaatcTCTCaatgggcatgtgaagcattttatgtcaacaaaagaacagagcagataagaggaaagcttcgcctggttatcaattaccagcctcttaatcattttttgcaggataacaaattccctcttcctcggagaagtgttctttttgcaaacttgcctaaagctcaaattttctcaaagtttgacctaaaagcaggtttttggcagctgggcatccatccagatgatcgtcccaaaactggtttttgcattccacatcaccacttccagtggtcagtcatgccttttggattgaagacagctccatccttgtttcaaaaggccatgattcgggtattcgCTCCTATactatcctcagcccttgtctatatagatgatatcctacttttttctccagatattgagtctcatgttgtcctactacaaattttccattccctagtccaaacccatggcatcatgctttcagagaaaaagatatttcttgcccaaccagaaattgattttttagggatgcatatctctaaaggtcaatataccctccagcctcatatagcctcccaactggatcatttttcagatgaaaatctcacaatcaaacaagtccaacagttccttggaattgttaactatctggctgattttattcccaacctggcccaataccgaactcctctttcagctctactaaagaaaacccctcctccttggtcagccctttgtaccaaagctgtaaaagacctcaaagccctaaccaaaactcttcctccattagccATACATTTagatggaaagagagtccttcagacagatgcctctgatctatattggggagcagttcttttggaagaaaattcaaatcaaaagcgcagaatttgtggatacaagagtggtgcattctctccaccagaacttcattaccactctacttacaaagaaattctggcaatcaaaaggagcattgagaagtttgaatttcatctaatcggtcatcatttcctaattgagactgatatgatgagtttccccagcatgctcaagttcaaacagaagcaccttccaaaggcacagttactcagatgggcaaattggttttccaattggagttttgatgctgttcacataaaaggaaaaacaaatgtcctccctgattttttatcaaggctcaaaaaagaaatcaaccagttttccaaaacaaaaccacatccctatgttcctggttg
This genomic window contains:
- the LOC131332888 gene encoding uncharacterized protein LOC131332888, whose product is MESLSEKSSSNCRSKRNLTNEQRQAIFDALLLQFDYGKPRGGFISEVAALFSVHPKIVSRVWQQGKACIANGSVVDVSSKLLGRVGRKRVQIELSKISSLEFKRRTNIRSLSKALEVPKSTMHRQIKEGLMRPHTNALKPNLSKEGKRSRLRFCLSMLEPSSLESQPFFKDMYNYVHIDEKWFYLTRESERYYVLLEEEELHCTCKSKKFIIKVMFLAAVARPQFDANGNEVFSGKIGIFLFTCKVPAKRTSKNRVAESLFSIDDEATDEAVLAFTFDDSSESVIQQDNAKAHIHPLDPQFLEAAHEDGLNICLSFQPPNSPNMNVLDLGFFTSIQSLQHQHAPSTIDQLVSVVEKSFEELSSQTLNHVFLTLQTCMVEVMNVYGGNNYKLPHLGKGQLVRIGNLTSHIQCDCDVMENALAHLELEG